In a genomic window of Cyprinus carpio isolate SPL01 chromosome A10, ASM1834038v1, whole genome shotgun sequence:
- the LOC109097852 gene encoding 5'-AMP-activated protein kinase subunit beta-1-like yields the protein MGNTSSERAGMGQEKAHRRDSRGTKEGDRPKILMDSPEDADIFHGEDIKAPLEKEEFIDWRPDLETNDKVLILDQPTVFRWTGAGREVYISGSFNNWTNKIPLIRSQNNFVAIMDLPEGEHQYKFFVDGQWTHDPAEPVVTNQLGIVNNVIQVKKTDFEVFDALMVDSQKCSDMSDLSSSPPGPYHQDAYVPKQEEKFKSPPILPPHLLQVILNKDTGISCDPALLPEPNHVLLNHLYALSIKDGVMVLSATHRYKKKYVTTLLYKPI from the exons ATGGGGAACACAAGCAGCGAAAGGGCCGGCATGGGCCAGGAAAAGGCCCACAGAAGGGATAGTCGAGGAACCAAGGAAGGAGACCGTCCTAAAATCCTGATGGACAGCCCAGAGGATGCTGATATTTTTCATGGGGAGGACATCAAA GCACCTTTAGAAAAAGAGGAATTCATCGACTGGAGACCAGACCTGGAGACCAATGATAAGGTTCTAATTCTAGATCAACCCACTGTATTTCGGTGGACAGGAGCTGGACGGGAAGTCTATATTTCTGGCTCTTTTAATAATTGGACCAATAAGATTCCTTTGATAAGGAG TCAGAACAACTTTGTGGCGATTATGGAtttgcctgagggtgagcaccAGTATAAATTCTTTGTGGATGGACAGTGGACACATGACCCAGCAGAG CCGGTGGTGACCAACCAGCTCGGCATAGTCAACAACGTCATCCAGGTGAAGAAGACAGACTTTGAGGTGTTCGATGCACTCATGGTGGATTCACAGAAATGCTCTGACATGTCAG ACCTGTCCAGCTCTCCTCCTGGACCGTACCATCAGGACGCTTATGTTCCCAAACAGGAGGAGAAGTTCAAATCTCCACCCATTCTGCCCCCTCATCTCCTACAGGTCATCCTCAATAAGGACACAGGCATCTCT TGTGATCCAGCTTTGCTCCCTGAGCCCAATCACGTCTTGCTTAATCACCTGTACGCTCTGTCCATTAAG GACGGCGTGATGGTTCTGAGTGCCACACATCGGTATAAGAAGAAATATGTCACAACCCTGCTGTACAAGCCAATCTGA